The following are from one region of the Megachile rotundata isolate GNS110a chromosome 15, iyMegRotu1, whole genome shotgun sequence genome:
- the Bx42 gene encoding puff-specific protein Bx42 — protein sequence MSLTSLLPAPSQVVWDREDEAREQKLRQRPVSALVKAVVTAPPYGQRKGWVPRNPEDFGDGGAFPEIHVAQYPLGMGMKGKESTSNAVAVQLDAQGKVKYDVIARQGHSKDKIVYSKLSDLLPSEITSEEDPSLQRPSSEETDELTEKTRKALEKITRSKIAAAMPVRCAEKQAPAQYIRYTPSQQGQSFNSGAKQRVIRMVEAQVDPLEPPKFKINKKIPRGPPSPPAPVMHSPTRKVTVKEQKEWKIPPCISNWKNAKGYTIPLDKRLAADGRGLQQVHINENFAKLAEALYIADRKAREAVEMRAQLEKKLAQKEKEKKEDHLRQLAQKAREERAGLKSAALEKSEDSRERDQLRQERHKDRARERNLARAAPDKRSRLQRERERDISEQIALGLPAKSIANTGEAQFDQRLFNTSKGMDSGYGHDDEYNVYDKPWKDSNSIGSHIYRPSKNIDKDTYGDDLEKLVKTNRFVPDKEFSGTDRSTTRSGPVQFEKDEEDPFGLDQFLKQAKRASSSTTTTTKRKDEQRRDDRDKRRKH from the exons ATGTCGTTAACAAG CTTGTTGCCTGCACCATCACAAGTGGTGTGGGACAGAGAAGATGAGGCACGAGAACAGAAATTACGGCAAAGACCTGTGTCAGCATTGGTTAAAGCTGTTGTTACTGCACCACCATATGGACAGCGTAAAGGATGGGTACCCAGGAATCCAGag gattttggagatGGTGGAGCATTTCCAGAAATCCATGTGGCCCAATATCCACTGGGTATGGGAATGAAGGGAAAGGAGTCTACCAGTAATGCTGTGGCAGTTCAACTTGATGCTCAAGGAAAAGTAAAATATGATGTAATTGCTAGACAAGGCCACTCCAAGGATAAG ATTGTTTATAGCAAACTGAGTGATTTATTACCTTCAGAGATAACAAGTGAGGAGGATCCTAGTTTGCAACGTCCATCAAGCGAAGAAACTGATGAACTTACAGAAAAAACGAGAAAAGCTTTAGAGAAAATTACAAGATCAAAAATAGCTGCAGCCATGCCGGTCAGATGTGCTGAAAAACAAGCACCAGCACAATATATTCGATATACACCTTCACAGcaaggacaatcattcaattctgGAGCTAAACAAAGGGTTATTAGAATGGTAGAAGCACAGGTAGATCCATTAGAACCACCAAAATTCAA aattaataaGAAAATACCGAGAGGACCTCCTTCACCTCCAGCACCGGTTATGCATTCACCTACCAGAAAGGTCACGGTCAAAGAACAGAAAGAATGGAAAATACCACCATGTATCAGTAACTGGAAAAATGCAAAG GGATACACGATTCCTCTCGACAAACGTTTAGCCGCAGATGGCCGAGGATTGCAACAAGTTCACATTAACGAAAATTTCGCCAAATTAGCCGAAGCTCTTTACATAGCCGACAGAAAAGCTCGTGAGGCGGTAGAGATGCGAGCACAGCTTGAAAAGAAATTAgcacaaaaagaaaaagaaaagaaggaagACCATTTAAGACAACTTGCACAGAAAGCCAGGGAGGAGCGTGCTGGTTTGAAGTCTGCTGCATTAG AAAAATCAGAGGATTCGCGTGAAAGAGATCAACTCAGACAAGAAAGACACAAGGATCGTGCTCGCGAACGCAATTTGGCACGTGCTGCACCCGACAAACGTTCCAGATTACAACGCGAACGTGAAAGAGACATTAGTGAACAAATAGCGCTTGGTTTGCCAGCGAAAAGTATTGCGAACACCGGAGAAGCACAGTTTGATCAGCGTCTGTTTAATACCAGCAAAGGAATGGATAGTGGTTATGGTCACGACGACGAATACAACGTTTACGACAAACCATGGAAAGATTCCAACTCCATTGGCTCTCACATATACCGTCCTAGCAAAAATATCGATAAAGACACTTACGGAGACGATTTGGAGAAACTTGTTAAAACAAATAG ATTTGTTCCGGACAAAGAATTTAGTGGAACTGACAGATCAACCACACGTTCTGGACCAGTACAGTTCGAGAAAGATGAAGAGGATCCTTTCGGTTTGGATCAGTTCTTGAAACAAGCTAAGCGTGCCAGCAGTTCGACTACCACTACCACAAAACGCAAGGATGAACAGCGAAGAGACGATCGTGACAAACGAAGGAAACATTAA
- the CCT6 gene encoding chaperonin containing TCP1 subunit 6, with protein sequence MAAISLLNPKAEFARAAQALAINISAAKGIQDVMKTNLGPKGTMKMLVSGAGDIKITKDGNVLLHEMQIQHPTASLIARASTAQDDITGDGTTSTILVIGEFLKQADIYISEGLHPRMLTEGFDLARAKTLEVLDSMKIPLDPEKGLLDVAKTSLRTKIHPTIADKLAEICVEAVLAIRQKDQEIDLHMVELMEMQHRTAADTSLVRGIVTDHGSRHPDMPKRVENAYILTCNVSLEYEKSEVNSGFFYKTAEEREKLVAAEREFIDNRVKKIIELKKKLCDGTNKSFVVVNQKGIDPQSLDMLAKENILALRRAKRRNMERLALACGGMAMNSVDDLKEEHLGWAGLVYEHVLGETKYTFIEECKKPNSVTILLKGPNKYTLEQLKDAVRDGLRAIKNAIDDGAVVPGAGAFEVAANQALHQYKEKVKGKQRLGVQAYAEALLIIPKILAVNSGFDAQDTIVKLLEEASSLGEPVGLDISTGEALKPADAGIFDNYNVKKQIINSSTIIASNLLLVDEIMRAGMSSLKG encoded by the exons ATGGCTGCAATTAGTTTATTGAATCCAAAAGCTGAATTTGCCAGAGCTGCCCAGGCGTTAGCTATCAATATATCAGCTGCGAAAGGAATTCAAGATGTGATGAAGACAAATCTTGGTCCCAAAGGGACCATGAAAAT gtTAGTGTCTGGAGCAGGTGACATTAAAATCACAAAAGATGGAAACGTATTACTTCATGAAATGCAAATACAGCACCCAACAGCTTCTTTGATTGCTAGAGCATCCACTGCTCAAGATGACATTACTGGGGATGGTACAACTAGTACTATATTAGTCATTggagaatttttaaaacaagCAGATATTTATATATCAGAAGGCCTTCACCCTAGAATGCTTACAGAAGGTTTTGATCTAGCTAGGGCCAAAACATTAGAAGTATTAGATTCAATGAAAATTCCACTTGATCCAGAGAAAGGGTTATTAGATGTTGCAAAAACCTCATTGAGAACTAAAATACATCCTACCATAGCTGATAAATTGGCTGAAATTTGTGTAGAGGCAGTTTTAGCTATCAGGCAAAAAGATCAAGAAATTGATTTGCATATGGTTGAACTGATGGAAATGCAACATAGAACTGCAGCAGACACTTCTTTGGTTCGTGGTATTGTAACAGATCATGGATCCAGACATCCAGACATGCCTAAAAGAGTAGAGAATGCTTATATATTAACTTGTAATGTTAGTTTGGAGTATGAAAAGAGTGAg GTAAATAGTGGTTTCTTCTATAAAACTGCAGAAGAGCGTGAAAAACTTGTAGCAGCTGAACGTGAATTTATTGATAATAgagtaaagaaaataattgaactGAAAAAGAAATTGTGTGATGGAACAAATAAATCATTTGTTGTTGTAAATCAAAAAGGCATTGATCCCCAATCTTTAGACATGCTTGCCAAAGAAAACATTTTAGCTTTACGTAGAGCAAAACGCAGGAATATGGAACGTTTAGCATTAGCCTGTGGTGGAATGGCTATGAATTCAGTTGATGATTTGAAAGAAGAACATTTGGGATGGGCTGGTCTTGTATATGAACATGTATtg gGAGAAACAAAATACACATTTATAGAAGAATGCAAGAAACCAAATTCAGTCACGATTTTGTTAAAG GGGCCAAATAAATACACCTTGGAACAATTAAAAGACGCTGTAAGAGATGGCTTGAGAGCTATCAAGAATGCTATTGATGATGGTGCTGTAGTTCCTGGTGCTGGTGCTTTTGAAGTAGCTGCTAATCAAGCACTCCATCAATACAAAGAAAAAGTTAAAGGAAAACAGCGCCTTGGTGTACAAGCTTATGCAGAAGCTTTACtaataattccaaaaattcttg ctGTAAACAGTGGATTTGATGCGCAAGATACGATTGTAAAGTTATTAGAAGAAGCATCTTCATTGGGTGAACCTGTTGGGCTGGATATTTCAACGGGTGAAGCGTTAAAACCCGCAGATGCTGGaatttttgataattataatgtaaaaaaGCAGATTATCAATTCGTC caCGATCATCGCAAGCAACCTACTTTTGGTTGATGAAATAATGAGAGCAGGAATGTCATCTTTGAAGGGTTAA
- the LOC100877735 gene encoding NAD-dependent protein deacylase Sirt4 isoform X1 — protein MSFICTKQHKFVNKIKTLLSKSSLSDLTFVPKCETVKDSDILKLKEFIDSHNEICILTGAGVSTESGIPDYRSEGVGLYARSSRRPILYQDFCNSAVLRRRYWARNYVGWPRFSSVKPNVTHEILKKLEDRKKIRCIVTQNVDNLHTKAGSRRVIELHGTAFKVMCLKCDQRICRYHLQDILDRLNPNMTASAQMIRPDGDVDLSQEQVDGFIVPSCENCNGVLKPDIVFFGDNVPRTTVESVKYNVEHSDSLLVLGTSLTTFSGYRIILQANNAGLPIAIVNIGKTRADDFADIKIEGRCGDVLSRICMMNNHSDEKSERTSNC, from the exons atgagttttatttgtacaaagcagcataaatttgtaaataaaattaaaacgttATTAT CTAAGTCATCACTGTCAGATCTTACATTCGTACCAAAATGTGAAACAGTGAAAGATTCAGATATATTAAAGTTAAAAGAATTTATTGATAGCCACAATGAGATATGTATTTTAACAGGGGCTGGAGTTTCCACAGAAAGTGGAATTCCTGATTATAGATCTGAAGGTGTTGGACTTTATGCAAGAAGTAGTCGTAGACCCATATTGTATCAAGATTTTTGTAATAGTGCTGTTCTTCGACGACGATATTGGGCTAGAAATTATGTTGGGTGGCCAAG gTTCTCTTCTGTTAAACCAAATGTTactcatgaaatattaaaaaaattagaagatagaaaaaaaataaggtGCATTGTTACTCAAAATGTGGATAATTTACATACAAAAGCAGGTAGTAGGAGAGTCATTGAATTACATGGAACAGCATTCAAAGTAATGTGTCTTAAATGCGATCAAAGAATATGTAGATATCATTTACAAGATATTTTAGATAGACTAAATCCAAATATGACAGCAAGTGCTCAAATGATAAGACCTGATGGAGATGTAGATTTATCACAA GAACAAGTGGATGGATTTATTGTTCCATCATGTGAGAATTGTAATGGGGTTCTCAAACCAGATATCGTATTTTTTGGAGATAATGTACCACGTACAACAGTAGAAAGTGTGAAATATAATGTAGAGCATTCAGATTCCTTACTGGTGCTAGGAACCTCATTAACCACATTTTCTGGTTATCGAATAATATTGCAAGCTAACAATGCTGGATTACCTATAGCCATAGTAAATATTGGCAAGACTAGAGCAGACGATTTTGCAGACATTAAAATAGAAGGTAGATGTGGCGATGTTCTTTCAAGAATTTGCATGATGAATAATCATTCTGATGAAAAGTCAGAGAGGACCAGTAATTGTTAA
- the LOC100877735 gene encoding NAD-dependent protein deacylase Sirt4 isoform X2: MSFICTKQHKFVNKIKTLLWAGVSTESGIPDYRSEGVGLYARSSRRPILYQDFCNSAVLRRRYWARNYVGWPRFSSVKPNVTHEILKKLEDRKKIRCIVTQNVDNLHTKAGSRRVIELHGTAFKVMCLKCDQRICRYHLQDILDRLNPNMTASAQMIRPDGDVDLSQEQVDGFIVPSCENCNGVLKPDIVFFGDNVPRTTVESVKYNVEHSDSLLVLGTSLTTFSGYRIILQANNAGLPIAIVNIGKTRADDFADIKIEGRCGDVLSRICMMNNHSDEKSERTSNC; this comes from the exons atgagttttatttgtacaaagcagcataaatttgtaaataaaattaaaacgttATTAT GGGCTGGAGTTTCCACAGAAAGTGGAATTCCTGATTATAGATCTGAAGGTGTTGGACTTTATGCAAGAAGTAGTCGTAGACCCATATTGTATCAAGATTTTTGTAATAGTGCTGTTCTTCGACGACGATATTGGGCTAGAAATTATGTTGGGTGGCCAAG gTTCTCTTCTGTTAAACCAAATGTTactcatgaaatattaaaaaaattagaagatagaaaaaaaataaggtGCATTGTTACTCAAAATGTGGATAATTTACATACAAAAGCAGGTAGTAGGAGAGTCATTGAATTACATGGAACAGCATTCAAAGTAATGTGTCTTAAATGCGATCAAAGAATATGTAGATATCATTTACAAGATATTTTAGATAGACTAAATCCAAATATGACAGCAAGTGCTCAAATGATAAGACCTGATGGAGATGTAGATTTATCACAA GAACAAGTGGATGGATTTATTGTTCCATCATGTGAGAATTGTAATGGGGTTCTCAAACCAGATATCGTATTTTTTGGAGATAATGTACCACGTACAACAGTAGAAAGTGTGAAATATAATGTAGAGCATTCAGATTCCTTACTGGTGCTAGGAACCTCATTAACCACATTTTCTGGTTATCGAATAATATTGCAAGCTAACAATGCTGGATTACCTATAGCCATAGTAAATATTGGCAAGACTAGAGCAGACGATTTTGCAGACATTAAAATAGAAGGTAGATGTGGCGATGTTCTTTCAAGAATTTGCATGATGAATAATCATTCTGATGAAAAGTCAGAGAGGACCAGTAATTGTTAA